From a single Bacillus sp. (in: firmicutes) genomic region:
- the ftsY gene encoding signal recognition particle-docking protein FtsY, producing MSFFKRLKEKITQSTDTVTEKFKEGLTKTRDNFANKVNDLVARYRKVDEEFFEELEEILIQADVGFNTVMELVDELKMEAKRRNIQDTSELQSVISEKLIEIYEGGEEGSQDLNMQDGLTVILFVGVNGVGKTTTIGKLAHKFKSEGKKVLLAAGDTFRAGAIEQLEVWGERVGVDVIKQGEGSDPAAVMFDAIQAARARNVDVLLCDTAGRLQNKVNLMKELEKVKRVIEREIPGAPHEVLLVLDATTGQNALIQAKQFKEVTNVTGIVLTKLDGTAKGGIVLAIRNELNIPVKFVGLGEKMDDLQPFDAEKYVYGLFSEIIEKSEA from the coding sequence ATGAGCTTTTTTAAACGGTTGAAGGAAAAAATTACCCAATCTACTGACACGGTAACGGAAAAATTTAAAGAAGGATTAACGAAAACGCGAGATAACTTTGCCAATAAAGTTAATGATCTCGTTGCTCGATATCGAAAAGTTGATGAGGAATTTTTCGAAGAATTAGAAGAAATTTTGATTCAAGCGGACGTCGGATTTAATACAGTGATGGAACTTGTTGATGAATTAAAAATGGAAGCGAAACGTCGCAATATTCAAGATACGTCCGAACTTCAGTCCGTCATTTCGGAAAAACTTATTGAAATTTATGAAGGTGGTGAAGAAGGATCACAAGATTTAAATATGCAAGATGGATTAACCGTCATTTTATTTGTCGGTGTTAACGGAGTTGGTAAAACAACAACCATCGGAAAACTAGCACACAAATTTAAATCCGAAGGCAAGAAAGTGTTGTTGGCCGCAGGAGATACATTCCGTGCGGGAGCCATCGAGCAGTTAGAAGTGTGGGGAGAACGAGTTGGTGTTGATGTCATTAAACAAGGGGAAGGTTCTGACCCGGCTGCGGTCATGTTCGATGCAATTCAAGCGGCCCGAGCACGTAACGTGGATGTTCTTCTTTGCGATACAGCAGGGCGCTTACAAAATAAAGTGAACTTGATGAAAGAGTTAGAGAAAGTGAAGCGGGTCATTGAACGCGAAATTCCTGGTGCGCCTCATGAAGTACTTCTTGTGCTCGATGCCACTACAGGGCAAAATGCGCTTATTCAAGCGAAGCAATTTAAAGAGGTAACGAATGTAACGGGTATCGTCTTAACGAAACTTGATGGAACTGCAAAAGGTGGAATTGTATTAGCCATTCGGAACGAATTAAACATTCCGGTAAAGTTTGTTGGTCTTGGTGAAAAAATGGACGACCTACAACCATTTGATGCAGAAAAATACGTATACGGATTGTTCAGTGAGATTATCGAGAAAAGTGAAGCATAA
- a CDS encoding putative DNA-binding protein, with amino-acid sequence MLEKTTRMNYLYDFYQSLLTPKQRSYMSLYYLDDYSLGEIAEEYEVSRQAVYDNIKRTEAMLEEYEKKLLLFQKFQERSKLLHQMKIELEQEEVSKTNLLALIEALEKLD; translated from the coding sequence ATGCTGGAGAAAACAACGAGAATGAATTACTTATATGATTTTTATCAATCGTTGTTGACTCCGAAGCAACGTAGTTATATGTCCCTCTACTATTTAGACGACTATTCTTTAGGTGAAATTGCTGAAGAATATGAAGTGAGTCGTCAAGCTGTGTATGATAACATTAAGCGAACGGAAGCCATGCTGGAAGAATACGAAAAGAAATTATTGTTATTTCAAAAATTTCAAGAGCGCTCCAAACTTTTGCATCAAATGAAAATCGAGCTTGAGCAAGAGGAAGTTTCAAAAACGAACTTGCTGGCACTCATTGAAGCGCTCGAGAAGTTAGATTAG
- the ffh gene encoding signal recognition particle protein has protein sequence MAFEGLADRLQSTIQKIRGKGKVTEADVKEMMREVRLALLEADVNFKVVKQFVKKVSERAVGQEVMKSLTPGQQVIKVVKEELTELMGGEQSQIAVSKRPPTVIMMVGLQGAGKTTTTGKLANLLRKKYNRNPLLVAADIYRPAAIKQLETLGKQLNMPVFSLGDKVSPVEIAKKAIEKAKEDHHDYVIIDTAGRLHVDEELMNELKDIKELTQPDEIFLVVDAMTGQDAVNVAQSFNDQLGLTGVILTKLDGDTRGGAALSIRSVTQTPIKFVGMGEKMDALEPFHPERMASRILGMGDVLTLIEKAQATVDQEKAKELEQKMRTMSFTLDDFLEQLGQVRQMGPLDELIKMLPGANRIKGLNNLQIDEKQISHVEAIIRSMTKEEKLHPEIINASRRKRIAKGSGTSVQEVNRLLKQFEEMKKMMKQMSNMQQKGKKKGMKFPFF, from the coding sequence ATGGCGTTTGAAGGGTTAGCCGACCGACTGCAAAGTACGATTCAAAAGATCCGCGGCAAAGGGAAAGTAACAGAAGCGGATGTCAAAGAAATGATGCGAGAAGTACGTTTAGCTCTATTAGAAGCGGACGTCAACTTCAAAGTTGTAAAGCAGTTTGTAAAAAAGGTGAGCGAACGCGCTGTCGGGCAAGAAGTCATGAAAAGCCTAACCCCTGGACAGCAAGTTATTAAAGTCGTTAAAGAAGAGCTCACCGAATTAATGGGTGGGGAACAAAGCCAAATTGCGGTAAGCAAAAGACCGCCAACCGTGATCATGATGGTTGGTTTACAAGGTGCAGGTAAAACGACAACAACAGGTAAGCTGGCCAACTTGTTGCGAAAAAAATATAATCGTAATCCGCTCCTTGTAGCGGCTGATATTTACCGTCCAGCAGCAATTAAACAGTTAGAAACGCTAGGGAAGCAACTGAACATGCCTGTTTTTTCTCTAGGGGACAAAGTAAGTCCGGTAGAAATTGCAAAGAAGGCAATCGAAAAAGCGAAAGAAGACCATCATGACTACGTGATCATCGATACAGCTGGACGACTGCACGTGGATGAAGAGCTCATGAATGAGCTTAAAGACATTAAAGAGCTAACACAGCCGGATGAAATTTTCCTAGTTGTCGATGCGATGACAGGACAAGATGCTGTCAACGTAGCCCAAAGCTTTAACGACCAGTTAGGCTTAACAGGAGTTATTTTAACGAAGCTTGATGGCGATACTCGAGGAGGAGCCGCGTTATCCATTCGATCCGTCACTCAAACTCCGATTAAATTTGTCGGTATGGGTGAAAAAATGGATGCATTAGAGCCGTTTCATCCAGAGCGGATGGCGTCTCGGATCCTCGGAATGGGCGATGTGTTAACGCTCATTGAAAAAGCTCAAGCAACCGTTGATCAAGAAAAGGCGAAAGAGCTTGAGCAAAAAATGCGAACAATGAGCTTTACGCTGGATGACTTTTTAGAACAGCTAGGACAAGTAAGGCAAATGGGTCCTTTAGATGAACTGATTAAAATGCTTCCAGGAGCTAATCGAATTAAAGGCTTAAATAATTTACAGATTGACGAAAAGCAAATCAGTCATGTCGAAGCAATCATTAGGTCCATGACGAAAGAAGAAAAGTTACATCCTGAAATTATTAACGCAAGTCGAAGAAAACGAATTGCGAAAGGAAGCGGGACATCGGTTCAAGAAGTCAACCGACTTCTGAAGCAATTCGAAGAAATGAAGAAAATGATGAAACAAATGTCTAATATGCAACAAAAAGGGAAGAAAAAAGGGATGAAATTCCCGTTTTTCTAA
- the rpsP gene encoding 30S ribosomal protein S16 — translation MAVKIRLKRMGAKKSPFYRIVVADSRSPRDGRFIETIGTYNPVAQPAEVKIDEELALKWLQNGAKPSDTVRNLFSKQGILEKFHNLKYSK, via the coding sequence ATGGCAGTAAAAATTCGTTTAAAACGTATGGGAGCTAAAAAATCTCCTTTCTATCGTATTGTAGTAGCAGATTCTCGTTCTCCACGTGACGGTCGTTTCATTGAAACGATTGGTACGTACAACCCAGTTGCTCAGCCAGCTGAGGTTAAAATTGATGAAGAACTTGCACTTAAATGGTTACAAAACGGTGCAAAACCTTCTGACACAGTTCGAAACCTATTCTCTAAACAAGGTATTTTAGAGAAATTCCACAATCTTAAATACAGCAAATAA
- a CDS encoding KH domain-containing protein: protein MIELIETIVKPLVSFPDEVRVEAIEDDATITYRLSVHPEDVGKVIGKQGLVAKAIRTVVYTATGSKQQKKVRFEIVE from the coding sequence ATGATTGAATTAATTGAAACGATTGTTAAGCCCCTTGTTTCTTTTCCTGATGAGGTACGGGTAGAAGCCATTGAGGACGATGCAACTATTACGTATCGCCTCTCTGTTCACCCAGAAGATGTTGGAAAGGTTATTGGGAAACAAGGGTTGGTAGCCAAAGCGATTCGAACTGTGGTCTACACAGCAACAGGATCGAAACAACAAAAGAAAGTACGCTTTGAAATCGTGGAATAG
- a CDS encoding YlqD family protein — protein sequence MKIIQPVTVKRVLTESAKEELLQMFQARKSRWEKEINQLKFEMKKLEKGKKIASPVLKANFSNEIQMRKEKIKMVDFQIEQLNILPIGSEIKDGEVQALIDIQIGDRWDEVVPKEIVIKDGIVEDIR from the coding sequence ATGAAAATCATTCAACCAGTCACAGTAAAGCGGGTATTGACTGAAAGTGCAAAAGAAGAACTACTACAAATGTTTCAAGCCCGAAAATCGAGATGGGAAAAAGAAATAAATCAATTGAAGTTTGAAATGAAAAAACTTGAAAAAGGGAAAAAAATTGCATCCCCAGTGTTAAAAGCCAATTTTAGTAATGAAATTCAAATGCGTAAAGAAAAAATAAAGATGGTAGATTTCCAAATCGAACAATTGAACATATTACCTATAGGAAGCGAAATAAAAGATGGAGAAGTCCAAGCGCTCATCGATATCCAAATTGGTGATCGGTGGGACGAGGTGGTTCCAAAAGAAATCGTCATTAAAGATGGAATTGTTGAGGACATTCGATAG
- the rimM gene encoding ribosome maturation factor RimM, with protein sequence MAKWFNVGKIVNTHGIRGEVRVISRTDFPEERYKKGNTLYIFMPNQSEPIPVIVKSHRTHKSFDLLTFEGYNNINEVEKFKGSLLKISEEQLGELEEGEFYFHEIIGCDVITTDGEVIGQVAEILTPGANDVWVVKGPNRKEFYIPYIDDVVKEVDIDEKKITIEPIEGLLS encoded by the coding sequence ATGGCAAAATGGTTTAATGTTGGAAAAATCGTGAACACCCATGGAATTCGTGGCGAAGTTCGCGTAATTTCTCGTACCGATTTTCCAGAGGAACGTTATAAAAAAGGAAATACGTTGTACATATTTATGCCGAATCAATCGGAACCAATACCGGTGATTGTAAAGAGTCATCGGACTCATAAATCGTTTGACCTCTTAACGTTTGAAGGCTATAACAATATTAACGAAGTAGAAAAATTCAAAGGTAGCTTATTAAAAATTTCAGAAGAACAATTAGGTGAACTGGAAGAAGGAGAGTTTTATTTTCACGAAATTATCGGTTGTGATGTGATTACTACTGATGGTGAAGTTATCGGCCAGGTAGCGGAAATTTTAACACCAGGTGCCAACGATGTGTGGGTCGTAAAAGGACCTAACCGAAAAGAGTTTTATATCCCATATATTGATGATGTCGTAAAAGAAGTCGACATTGACGAGAAAAAAATTACGATTGAACCGATAGAAGGGTTACTATCATGA
- the trmD gene encoding tRNA (guanosine(37)-N1)-methyltransferase TrmD, giving the protein MKIDILTLFPDMFRGVFGQSILKKAEEKKAVTYNLVNFRDYADNKHQTVDDYPYGGGAGMVLKPQPIFDAVEDLKSKSTTNPRIILMCPQGERYTQKKAEELAKEDHLILICGHYEGFDERIREHLVTDEISIGDYVLTGGELGAMVVVDSVVRLLPGVLGNETSHIKDSFSTGLLEHPHYTRPADFRGMKVPDVLLSGNHRLIEEWREKEALKRTWERRPDLLHEYPLTEKQKQWIQQWENEK; this is encoded by the coding sequence ATGAAAATTGACATATTAACATTATTTCCGGACATGTTTCGTGGTGTCTTCGGTCAATCCATTTTAAAAAAAGCGGAGGAAAAGAAAGCTGTAACGTATAACCTCGTCAATTTTCGTGATTATGCAGACAATAAGCATCAAACGGTTGATGATTATCCATACGGTGGAGGCGCTGGAATGGTCTTAAAGCCTCAGCCGATTTTTGATGCTGTTGAAGATTTGAAGAGTAAAAGTACGACGAATCCGCGAATTATTTTAATGTGTCCGCAAGGGGAACGTTATACCCAAAAAAAGGCGGAAGAATTAGCGAAGGAAGACCATCTCATTTTAATTTGTGGACATTATGAAGGATTCGACGAACGAATCCGTGAGCACCTAGTTACAGATGAAATATCCATTGGGGATTACGTGTTAACAGGTGGGGAACTAGGAGCAATGGTCGTTGTAGATAGTGTCGTCCGATTGCTTCCAGGTGTGTTAGGCAATGAAACGTCCCACATAAAAGATTCGTTTTCAACCGGACTATTGGAACATCCACACTATACGCGTCCGGCTGATTTTCGAGGGATGAAAGTACCTGACGTACTATTGTCCGGAAATCACCGATTAATTGAAGAATGGCGAGAAAAAGAGGCGCTAAAACGGACATGGGAGCGCCGTCCGGATTTATTACATGAATATCCATTAACCGAAAAGCAAAAACAATGGATTCAACAGTGGGAAAATGAAAAATAA
- the rplS gene encoding 50S ribosomal protein L19, which yields MHKLIQEVTKEQLRTDLPSFRPGDTVRVHVKVIEGSRERIQVFEGVVIKRRGGGISETFTVRKVSYGVGVERTFPLHTPKIAKIEVVRRGKVRRAKLYYLRKLRGKAARIKEIL from the coding sequence ATGCACAAATTAATTCAAGAGGTAACAAAAGAACAACTTCGCACTGATTTACCTTCATTCCGTCCTGGTGACACTGTTCGCGTACACGTAAAAGTTATCGAAGGTTCTCGCGAGCGTATCCAGGTATTTGAAGGTGTCGTAATTAAACGCCGCGGTGGCGGAATTAGCGAAACTTTCACAGTTCGCAAAGTTTCTTATGGTGTTGGTGTTGAGCGTACATTCCCGCTACATACACCAAAAATTGCGAAGATCGAAGTTGTGCGTCGCGGTAAAGTTCGCCGTGCAAAACTTTACTACTTACGTAAATTGCGCGGTAAAGCTGCTCGTATTAAAGAAATTTTATAA
- the lepB gene encoding signal peptidase I, protein MSKQKNEWWEWTKALLIAVGLAFVIRYFLFTPIIVDGLSMMPTLQNGDRMLVNKIGYKLGEPERFDIVVFHAPENKDYIKRVIGLPGDRIEYKNDTLYINGKAYEEPYLKEYKEQLQGGLLTEDFTLKDIIGQETVPEGHVFVMGDNRRFSKDSRHIGPVRIEEIIGEASIVYWPISEIRVVN, encoded by the coding sequence ATGTCCAAACAAAAAAATGAGTGGTGGGAATGGACGAAAGCGCTCCTTATTGCGGTTGGGCTTGCTTTTGTCATTCGTTATTTTTTATTTACTCCCATTATTGTGGATGGGTTATCGATGATGCCAACACTACAAAATGGGGACAGAATGCTTGTGAATAAAATAGGCTACAAATTGGGAGAACCGGAACGATTTGATATTGTTGTGTTCCACGCACCCGAAAATAAAGACTATATCAAAAGAGTTATTGGCTTACCTGGAGATCGTATTGAATACAAAAACGATACGTTATACATAAATGGAAAAGCGTATGAAGAACCTTATTTAAAGGAATATAAAGAGCAACTACAAGGCGGTTTATTAACGGAGGATTTTACGTTAAAAGATATTATCGGTCAAGAAACGGTACCTGAAGGACACGTATTTGTAATGGGTGACAACCGTCGCTTTAGTAAAGATAGCCGACATATCGGACCAGTACGTATAGAAGAAATCATCGGCGAAGCTAGTATCGTTTATTGGCCAATTAGCGAAATTCGGGTTGTAAATTAA
- the ylqF gene encoding ribosome biogenesis GTPase YlqF yields MTIQWFPGHMAKARREVTEKLKLVDIIFELVDARLPLSSRNPMIDQIIQQKPRLMILNKADMADPSRTSEWINYFNERGIRAVAVNSQAGEGMKQIVTAAKEILQEKFDRMKAKGIKPRAIRAMIVGIPNVGKSTLINRLAKKNIAKTGNTPGVTKAQQWIKVGKELELLDTPGILWPKFEDEQIGYKLALTGAIKDSILNLQDIAVFALRFLNTYYPERLKERYGLETIDEPIVEAFDEIGRKRGCLMSGGEIDYDKTSEIIIRDVRMERLGRLTFDILEEYNEEES; encoded by the coding sequence ATGACGATCCAATGGTTTCCAGGCCATATGGCGAAAGCACGTCGAGAAGTAACAGAAAAGCTAAAACTTGTTGATATTATTTTCGAACTTGTTGATGCACGGTTACCACTTTCATCACGAAATCCGATGATCGACCAAATTATTCAACAAAAACCGCGATTAATGATTTTAAATAAAGCAGATATGGCCGATCCTTCCCGTACAAGTGAATGGATTAACTACTTTAATGAACGCGGCATACGTGCGGTGGCGGTAAATTCCCAAGCTGGCGAGGGAATGAAACAAATTGTAACGGCAGCCAAAGAAATATTACAAGAAAAATTTGATCGAATGAAAGCAAAAGGAATTAAGCCACGTGCCATACGAGCCATGATCGTCGGTATCCCAAACGTAGGAAAATCGACGCTCATTAATCGCTTGGCGAAAAAAAACATCGCGAAGACTGGCAATACGCCTGGTGTGACAAAAGCGCAACAATGGATTAAAGTAGGAAAAGAATTAGAACTTTTAGATACTCCGGGAATTTTATGGCCGAAGTTTGAAGACGAACAAATTGGGTACAAATTAGCATTAACAGGTGCGATTAAAGATTCGATTCTTAATTTACAAGATATCGCTGTCTTTGCCCTAAGGTTTTTAAACACTTATTATCCAGAGCGATTAAAGGAACGATACGGGTTAGAAACGATCGACGAACCAATTGTGGAAGCATTTGATGAAATTGGGCGAAAACGCGGATGTTTAATGAGTGGCGGAGAAATCGATTATGATAAAACGTCAGAAATTATCATTAGAGATGTACGGATGGAACGTCTTGGCCGCTTAACGTTTGATATACTTGAAGAATACAATGAAGAGGAATCATAA
- a CDS encoding ribonuclease HII yields the protein MTKTLTIKDVEQLLLQIDHEDDPRFISLQNDERKGVQRLIDKWKKERAKQEAEKQRLEEMTQFERQLRQEGFTLIAGVDEVGRGPLAGPVVAAAVILPPSSFLPGLNDSKKLSEKKRNELFEMIKQQAISIGIGVISAEEIDQINIYQAAKKAMIHAVQQLSPFPEFLLIDAMEVDAPIPQQSLIKGDEKSLSIAAASVVAKVTRDRIMREWGKQYPAYGFEKNMGYGTKEHLEALKQLGPCSIHRKTFSPVKDYIR from the coding sequence ATGACGAAAACATTAACGATCAAAGATGTGGAACAATTATTGCTTCAAATTGATCATGAAGATGACCCAAGATTCATTTCACTTCAAAACGATGAACGTAAAGGGGTTCAACGACTCATCGACAAATGGAAGAAAGAACGGGCAAAACAAGAGGCAGAAAAGCAACGACTGGAGGAAATGACACAATTTGAACGACAATTACGTCAAGAAGGTTTTACGTTAATTGCTGGTGTTGATGAAGTAGGAAGAGGACCGTTAGCAGGACCTGTTGTAGCTGCAGCTGTCATATTACCTCCAAGTAGTTTTTTACCTGGACTGAATGATTCCAAAAAACTATCGGAAAAAAAGAGAAACGAATTGTTTGAAATGATCAAACAGCAAGCAATATCTATTGGAATTGGCGTCATTTCTGCTGAAGAAATTGACCAAATTAACATTTACCAGGCGGCTAAAAAAGCGATGATTCATGCTGTTCAACAATTATCGCCGTTTCCTGAATTTTTATTGATTGATGCCATGGAGGTCGATGCACCAATTCCACAGCAATCGCTAATAAAAGGCGATGAAAAAAGCCTTTCGATTGCCGCTGCATCCGTTGTGGCAAAAGTGACCCGTGACCGCATAATGAGAGAATGGGGGAAACAATACCCGGCGTACGGTTTTGAAAAGAACATGGGGTACGGAACGAAAGAACACCTCGAGGCTCTTAAACAACTTGGCCCATGTTCAATTCATCGAAAAACGTTTTCTCCAGTGAAGGATTATATTCGCTAA
- a CDS encoding EscU/YscU/HrcU family type III secretion system export apparatus switch protein produces MKKKRKEAVALSYHPERDKAPIVVAKGKGKIADAILEKAKAHDIPIQEDRTLVSLLGQLQINETIPEQLFEAVAEVFAFVYRLDRQVGSRK; encoded by the coding sequence ATGAAAAAAAAACGTAAAGAAGCGGTCGCTCTATCCTATCATCCCGAACGTGACAAAGCACCAATTGTCGTGGCGAAAGGTAAAGGAAAAATCGCTGATGCAATTCTAGAAAAAGCGAAGGCACATGATATACCCATTCAAGAAGACCGTACCCTGGTTTCTTTATTGGGTCAGCTTCAAATTAACGAAACGATTCCTGAGCAACTCTTCGAAGCAGTTGCTGAAGTATTTGCTTTTGTGTACCGTTTAGACCGACAAGTAGGAAGCCGAAAGTAA
- the sucC gene encoding ADP-forming succinate--CoA ligase subunit beta gives MNIHEYQGKEILRKYGVTVPNGKVAFTVDEAVEAAKELGTDVVVVKAQIHAGGRGKAGGVKVAKNLDEVRTYASELLGKTLVTHQTGPEGKEVKRLLIEEGCDIKKEYYVGLVLDRATSRVVLMASEEGGTEIEEVAAKTPEKIFKEYIDPVTGLTPFQARRIAFNINIPNELVGQAVKFMMGLYQVFIEKDCSIAEINPLVVTGDGKVMALDAKLNFDSNALYRHKDILEYRDLDEEDPKEIEASKHDLSYISLDGNIGCMVNGAGLAMATMDIIKYYGGEPANFLDVGGGATAEKVTEAFKIILSDPNVKGIFVNIFGGIMKCDVIATGVVEAAKQVELKVPLVVRLEGTNVELGKKILEESGLNIIAAESMADGAQKIVELVG, from the coding sequence ATGAATATCCACGAATATCAAGGTAAAGAAATCCTCAGAAAATATGGGGTTACAGTACCGAACGGAAAAGTGGCTTTTACTGTAGATGAAGCCGTAGAAGCTGCCAAGGAATTAGGAACAGATGTAGTAGTTGTTAAAGCCCAAATCCATGCCGGTGGTCGTGGAAAAGCTGGCGGTGTTAAAGTTGCCAAAAACTTAGATGAAGTCCGTACATACGCAAGCGAACTTTTAGGAAAAACACTTGTGACTCACCAAACAGGTCCAGAAGGCAAAGAAGTTAAGCGCTTACTTATTGAAGAAGGCTGCGACATTAAAAAAGAGTATTATGTTGGTTTAGTTTTAGACCGTGCAACTTCCCGTGTCGTGCTAATGGCCTCTGAAGAAGGCGGAACTGAAATTGAGGAAGTTGCAGCGAAAACTCCTGAAAAAATCTTTAAAGAATATATTGATCCTGTTACAGGACTTACTCCATTCCAAGCGCGTCGTATTGCGTTCAACATTAACATTCCAAACGAATTAGTGGGACAAGCTGTGAAATTTATGATGGGCTTGTACCAAGTATTTATTGAAAAAGACTGCTCTATTGCTGAAATTAACCCGCTTGTTGTAACAGGCGATGGCAAAGTGATGGCTCTAGATGCAAAATTAAACTTCGACTCAAACGCTCTTTATCGTCATAAAGACATTCTTGAATACCGTGATTTAGACGAAGAAGATCCTAAAGAAATTGAAGCTTCTAAACATGATTTAAGCTACATTTCTTTAGATGGAAATATCGGATGTATGGTAAATGGTGCCGGGTTAGCGATGGCGACGATGGATATTATTAAATATTACGGCGGTGAACCTGCAAACTTCCTAGATGTTGGGGGCGGTGCTACGGCTGAAAAAGTAACAGAAGCATTCAAAATCATTCTGTCTGACCCGAATGTAAAAGGAATCTTTGTTAACATCTTTGGCGGTATTATGAAATGTGACGTCATCGCTACAGGTGTTGTTGAAGCAGCGAAGCAAGTTGAATTAAAAGTACCTCTCGTTGTACGTCTTGAAGGTACAAACGTCGAATTAGGCAAGAAAATTTTAGAAGAGTCTGGACTAAATATTATCGCAGCAGAATCAATGGCTGACGGCGCACAAAAAATCGTGGAGCTAGTAGGTTAA
- the sucD gene encoding succinate--CoA ligase subunit alpha yields the protein MSVFINKDTKVIVQGITGSTAMFHTKQMLEYGTKIVAGVTPGKGGIEVEGVPVFNTVEEAKKATGANVSVIYVPAPFAADAIMEAVDAELDLVICITEHIPVLDMVKVKRFMEGKKTRLIGPNCPGVITPGECKIGIMPGYIHTKGHVGVVSRSGTLTYEAVHQLSQAGIGQSTAVGIGGDPVNGTNFIDVLKAFNEDPETYAVIMIGEIGGTAEEEAARWVKENMTKPVVGFIGGRTAPPGKRMGHAGAIISGGKGTADEKIRVMNDCGIKVAETPAVIGETLISVLKEKGLYEKCKTH from the coding sequence ATGAGCGTATTTATTAATAAAGACACAAAAGTAATTGTTCAAGGAATTACCGGTTCTACAGCGATGTTCCATACGAAGCAAATGCTCGAATACGGGACAAAAATTGTTGCAGGTGTAACACCTGGTAAAGGTGGAATTGAAGTAGAAGGTGTTCCTGTATTCAATACCGTAGAAGAAGCAAAAAAAGCAACAGGCGCAAATGTTTCCGTCATTTACGTACCAGCTCCATTTGCGGCAGATGCAATTATGGAAGCAGTCGATGCTGAACTTGATCTAGTTATCTGTATTACGGAACACATTCCAGTCTTAGACATGGTAAAAGTGAAGCGCTTTATGGAAGGTAAGAAAACACGTCTGATTGGTCCAAACTGCCCAGGTGTTATTACTCCAGGTGAATGTAAAATTGGTATCATGCCTGGTTATATTCATACAAAAGGTCATGTGGGTGTCGTTTCTCGTTCTGGTACACTTACATATGAAGCCGTTCATCAATTATCACAAGCCGGAATCGGACAATCAACAGCCGTTGGTATTGGTGGCGACCCAGTAAACGGAACAAACTTTATTGATGTCTTAAAAGCATTTAATGAAGATCCTGAAACATACGCCGTTATTATGATTGGTGAAATTGGCGGTACAGCAGAGGAAGAAGCTGCTCGCTGGGTGAAAGAAAACATGACAAAACCAGTAGTTGGTTTCATCGGCGGTCGTACAGCTCCTCCAGGAAAACGAATGGGACATGCTGGAGCTATTATTTCTGGTGGTAAAGGAACAGCTGACGAAAAAATTCGCGTCATGAACGATTGTGGTATTAAAGTAGCTGAAACACCAGCTGTTATCGGTGAAACATTAATTTCCGTATTAAAAGAAAAAGGCTTATATGAGAAGTGTAAAACGCACTAA